One segment of Ascidiaceihabitans donghaensis DNA contains the following:
- a CDS encoding DNA-directed RNA polymerase subunit alpha, producing the protein MIHKNWAELIKPQQLDVKPGNDPARQATVVAEPLERGFGLTMGNALRRVLMSSLQGAAITSVQIDNVLHEFSSVAGVREDVTDIILNLKQVSIRMEVEGPKRLSISAKGPGVVTAGDISESAGIEVLNRDHVICHLDDGADVYMELTVNTGKGYVSADKNKPEDAPIGLIPIDAIYSPVKKVSYDVQPTREGQVLDYDKLTMKVETDGSITPDDAVAFAARILQDQLGIFVNFDEPESASRADEDDGLEFNPLLLKKVDELELSVRSANCLKNDNIVYIGDLIQKTEAEMLRTPNFGRKSLNEIKEVLSGMGLHLGMDVEDWPPDNIEDLAKKFEDNF; encoded by the coding sequence ATGATCCACAAGAATTGGGCTGAATTGATCAAGCCACAACAATTGGACGTAAAGCCGGGCAATGATCCTGCGCGCCAAGCCACAGTGGTTGCAGAACCGCTTGAACGTGGCTTTGGTTTGACAATGGGCAACGCGCTGCGTCGCGTTTTGATGAGCTCACTGCAAGGTGCTGCCATCACATCTGTACAAATCGACAACGTTTTGCACGAATTCTCGTCTGTTGCTGGTGTGCGTGAAGACGTCACCGACATTATCCTGAACCTCAAGCAGGTCAGCATTCGTATGGAAGTGGAAGGGCCAAAGCGTCTGTCCATTTCTGCGAAAGGCCCCGGAGTTGTGACGGCTGGCGACATTTCTGAGTCCGCCGGTATCGAGGTTCTGAACCGCGATCACGTGATCTGCCACCTCGACGATGGCGCCGATGTTTACATGGAATTGACGGTAAATACCGGCAAAGGCTATGTGTCAGCGGACAAGAACAAGCCAGAAGACGCGCCAATCGGTTTGATCCCGATCGATGCGATCTATTCACCTGTCAAGAAAGTCTCTTATGACGTTCAGCCGACACGTGAAGGCCAAGTTCTGGACTATGACAAACTGACGATGAAAGTCGAAACAGACGGTTCCATCACGCCAGACGACGCGGTCGCTTTTGCGGCACGTATCTTGCAGGACCAGCTGGGCATCTTCGTTAACTTCGACGAGCCTGAATCAGCATCCCGCGCCGATGAAGACGACGGTCTCGAGTTCAACCCGCTTCTGTTGAAGAAAGTGGACGAGCTCGAATTGTCTGTCCGTTCTGCGAACTGCCTGAAGAACGACAACATCGTTTACATTGGCGATCTGATCCAGAAAACCGAAGCCGAAATGCTGCGCACGCCAAACTTCGGCCGCAAGTCTTTGAACGAAATCAAAGAAGTGCTGTCCGGTATGGGCTTGCACCTTGGCATGGACGTCGAAGACTGGCCGCCGGACAACATCGAAGATCTTGCGAAAAAGTTCGAAGATAACTTTTAA
- a CDS encoding replication-associated recombination protein A: MSDLFGDQPKPDMPRPLADRLRPKTLQEVIGQSQVLGPEGPLSVMLGAGALTSLIFWGPPGVGKTTIARLLAHETDLHFVQISAIFTGVPDLRKVFEAAKIRRQNGQGTLLFVDEIHRFNKAQQDGFLPHMEDGTILLVGATTENPSFELNAAVMSRAQVLVLDRLDLADLERLAQRAEQELGRALPLDGHAREALLEMADGDGRALLNLVEQVAAWTVEGKLDPQALGNRLMRRAAQYDKGGDAHYNLISALHKSVRGSDPDAALYWFARMLEGGEDPRFLARRITRMAVEDIGLADPQAQAVCLQSWETYERLGSPEGELALAQAVTYVALAPKSNATYVAYKSARRAAKETGSKLPPKHILNAPTSLMKDQGYGDGYAYDHDAEDGFSGQNYFPDGMGRPVLYDPVERGFERELKKRVDYFAKLRAKRETRG; the protein is encoded by the coding sequence ATGTCCGATCTTTTTGGCGACCAACCCAAGCCGGACATGCCACGCCCCTTGGCCGACCGTCTGCGGCCCAAAACCTTGCAAGAGGTCATTGGCCAGTCACAGGTGTTGGGGCCAGAAGGCCCGCTGTCGGTGATGTTGGGGGCAGGGGCGTTGACATCGTTGATTTTCTGGGGCCCACCCGGCGTTGGTAAAACAACGATTGCGCGGTTGTTGGCCCATGAAACCGATCTGCATTTTGTGCAGATATCGGCCATTTTCACAGGGGTTCCAGACCTGCGAAAAGTGTTTGAAGCGGCCAAGATACGCCGACAGAACGGGCAAGGCACGTTGTTGTTTGTCGACGAGATCCACCGCTTTAACAAAGCGCAACAAGACGGATTTTTGCCGCATATGGAAGATGGGACCATTCTGCTTGTGGGAGCCACCACCGAAAACCCGTCTTTTGAACTGAACGCAGCCGTCATGTCGCGGGCGCAGGTCTTGGTGCTGGATCGCCTTGACTTGGCGGACCTTGAGCGTTTGGCGCAAAGAGCAGAGCAAGAACTAGGCCGCGCGTTGCCATTGGACGGGCACGCGCGTGAAGCCCTGCTTGAAATGGCCGATGGCGACGGGCGAGCGCTGCTAAATCTGGTCGAACAGGTTGCGGCATGGACCGTTGAAGGCAAGCTTGATCCGCAGGCGTTGGGCAATCGCCTGATGCGCCGCGCGGCCCAATACGACAAAGGCGGCGATGCACATTACAACTTGATCAGCGCGTTGCATAAATCTGTGCGCGGGTCAGACCCTGATGCGGCGCTGTACTGGTTTGCACGTATGTTGGAAGGGGGCGAAGATCCGCGTTTTCTGGCACGGCGCATCACGCGGATGGCTGTTGAAGATATAGGACTGGCGGATCCACAGGCGCAGGCCGTGTGCCTGCAGTCGTGGGAAACGTATGAACGCCTTGGCAGCCCGGAAGGCGAATTGGCGCTGGCGCAGGCCGTGACTTATGTGGCTCTGGCCCCCAAATCCAACGCAACCTACGTCGCGTATAAAAGTGCGCGACGCGCAGCCAAGGAAACCGGATCAAAACTGCCCCCGAAACATATCCTGAATGCCCCCACATCTTTGATGAAGGACCAAGGGTACGGCGACGGCTATGCCTACGATCATGATGCGGAAGACGGGTTTTCGGGGCAGAATTATTTTCCTGACGGCATGGGGCGACCCGTTCTTTATGATCCAGTGGAACGGGGCTTTGAACGCGAATTGAAAAAACGCGTCGATTACTTTGCGAAGCTACGCGCCAAGCGCGAAACCCGAGGCTGA
- the crcB gene encoding fluoride efflux transporter CrcB — translation MMKTMIFVALGGALGASLRYLLGMAFAFPLGTLAVNVCGSFLIGVVWVLAMDKSPSVLPFLMTGVLGGFTTFSTFSLDTMRLVQDGRLGAAGTYVLATVILSLLACFAGLWLAKGGAA, via the coding sequence ATGATGAAAACGATGATCTTTGTGGCGTTGGGCGGCGCGTTGGGCGCGTCTTTGCGCTATCTCTTGGGAATGGCGTTTGCCTTTCCGTTGGGTACGCTTGCCGTCAACGTGTGTGGATCATTTCTGATCGGCGTGGTTTGGGTTTTGGCGATGGACAAATCGCCATCTGTGCTGCCCTTCCTGATGACGGGTGTCTTGGGCGGCTTCACGACGTTTTCGACGTTTTCACTGGATACCATGCGCCTTGTTCAGGATGGACGGTTGGGTGCGGCAGGTACATATGTTCTGGCCACGGTGATTTTATCGCTGTTGGCCTGTTTTGCGGGCCTTTGGCTTGCCAAAGGAGGTGCGGCATGA
- the rpsM gene encoding 30S ribosomal protein S13 produces MARIAGVNIPTAKRVPIALTYITGIGTTSAQAICEAVGIDASRRVNELSDAEVLKVREHIDENYTVEGDLRRDTQMNIKRLMDLGCYRGLRHRRNLPVRGQRTHTNARTRKGPAKAIAGKKK; encoded by the coding sequence GTGGCACGTATTGCCGGCGTAAACATCCCGACTGCAAAGCGGGTTCCAATCGCCCTCACATATATCACCGGTATCGGTACAACATCTGCACAAGCCATCTGCGAAGCAGTTGGCATCGACGCATCCCGTCGTGTGAACGAATTGTCCGACGCTGAAGTTCTGAAAGTGCGCGAGCACATTGACGAAAACTACACCGTTGAAGGCGACCTGCGCCGTGACACACAGATGAACATCAAACGCTTGATGGATCTGGGCTGCTACCGCGGCTTGCGTCACCGTCGTAACCTTCCTGTGCGCGGTCAGCGTACACACACAAACGCACGCACACGCAAAGGCCCCGCGAAGGCCATTGCCGGCAAGAAGAAATAA
- the rplO gene encoding 50S ribosomal protein L15: MKLNELRDNPGATKPRKRVGRGPGSGTGKMGGRGIKGQKSRSGVAINGYEGGQMPLYQRLPKRGFNKPNRKAYAVVNLGLIQKFIDAKKLDAKAVTEDALIESGLVRRKLDGIRVLAKGELTAKATITVTGASKSAIEAVEKAGGSLTVAAAAAE, encoded by the coding sequence ATGAAACTGAATGAACTCCGTGACAATCCTGGTGCAACCAAGCCACGCAAACGCGTTGGTCGTGGTCCCGGTTCCGGCACCGGTAAAATGGGTGGCCGTGGTATCAAAGGTCAAAAATCCCGTTCGGGTGTAGCGATCAACGGTTATGAAGGCGGCCAGATGCCTTTGTACCAACGTCTGCCAAAGCGTGGCTTTAACAAGCCGAACCGCAAGGCCTATGCCGTTGTAAACCTTGGTCTGATCCAGAAATTCATCGACGCCAAGAAACTGGACGCCAAAGCCGTCACCGAAGACGCGCTGATCGAATCCGGTTTGGTCCGTCGCAAGCTGGACGGTATCCGCGTTCTGGCGAAAGGCGAATTGACAGCCAAAGCGACAATCACTGTCACTGGCGCCTCCAAATCTGCCATTGAAGCCGTTGAAAAAGCAGGCGGTTCTTTGACTGTTGCTGCAGCGGCGGCTGAGTAA
- a CDS encoding adenylate kinase gives MNIILLGPPGAGKGTQARHLVETRNMVQLSTGDMLRAAKDSGSEMGKIVADVMARGALVTDEIVIGLIREQLNTVKADGFIFDGFPRTLAQADALTELLATEGESLDAVIEMEVDDEALVARITARSTCGGCGEVYNDNTKPEPADGKCSNCGAEGKFQRRADDNEESLKTRLMEYYKKTSPLIGYYYAKEMLNKLDGLGDIETVQGDIAKILDA, from the coding sequence ATGAACATTATTCTGCTTGGGCCTCCTGGGGCTGGGAAAGGGACGCAAGCGCGTCATTTGGTTGAAACGCGTAACATGGTGCAGCTGAGCACAGGCGATATGTTGCGCGCAGCCAAGGACAGTGGCAGTGAGATGGGCAAGATCGTGGCAGATGTCATGGCGCGTGGTGCGTTGGTGACAGACGAGATCGTTATCGGCCTGATCCGCGAGCAGTTGAACACAGTCAAAGCGGATGGGTTCATCTTTGATGGGTTCCCACGGACTTTGGCGCAGGCCGATGCTTTGACAGAACTGCTGGCCACCGAAGGCGAAAGCCTCGATGCGGTGATCGAAATGGAAGTCGACGACGAAGCGTTGGTAGCGCGGATCACCGCGCGTTCCACCTGCGGCGGTTGTGGTGAGGTCTACAATGACAATACCAAGCCGGAACCGGCTGACGGTAAATGTTCCAATTGTGGTGCGGAGGGCAAATTCCAACGTCGGGCAGATGACAACGAAGAAAGTCTAAAGACCCGTCTTATGGAATATTATAAAAAGACGTCGCCTTTGATCGGCTATTACTATGCGAAGGAAATGTTGAATAAGCTTGATGGCCTAGGAGACATTGAAACGGTGCAAGGCGACATCGCAAAAATCCTCGACGCGTGA
- the rpmD gene encoding 50S ribosomal protein L30: protein MAKTIVIKQVGSPIRRPAKQRATLIGLGLNKMHKTRELEDTPSVRGMVNSISHMVEIIEEKG, encoded by the coding sequence ATGGCTAAAACAATCGTCATCAAACAGGTGGGCTCGCCCATCCGTCGCCCTGCAAAACAGCGTGCAACATTGATCGGTCTCGGCCTGAACAAAATGCACAAAACACGCGAGCTGGAAGACACCCCTTCCGTGCGTGGTATGGTGAACTCGATCTCTCACATGGTCGAAATCATCGAAGAAAAGGGGTGA
- a CDS encoding RluA family pseudouridine synthase, translating to MSRVQILTVGKDEGDQRLDRWFKKMFPHIPQGRVEKMCRKGDLRVDGGRVKASTRLEVGQSIRIPPLPDNQAPEPDHKRKVSDADAKMIRACVIYKDDHVIAINKPAGLPTQGGSGQTRHVDGLCEALMFDYDEKPRLVHRLDKDTSGVLLLARTRMAAKSLTEALRHKQTRKIYWALVAGVPTPYLGEIRFGVVKAGGHGRSGEGEKMVALHPRDVDNTPGAKRAHTLYATLYRVASRAAWVAMEPLTGRTHQLRVHMSEIGHPIIGDGKYGGSGQENMGDGWGAQLGGTISKKLHLHARMMRFEHPETRKPITVTAELPDHMVHAWDTFGWTEDLAAEDPFEAL from the coding sequence ATGAGCCGTGTTCAAATATTAACAGTGGGCAAAGATGAAGGCGACCAGCGTCTTGATCGGTGGTTCAAAAAGATGTTTCCGCATATCCCGCAGGGTCGTGTTGAAAAGATGTGTCGTAAAGGTGATTTGCGAGTGGACGGGGGGCGCGTCAAGGCGTCGACCCGTCTTGAAGTTGGCCAATCCATTCGGATTCCACCTTTACCGGACAATCAGGCCCCGGAACCTGACCACAAGCGCAAGGTTTCTGACGCAGATGCCAAGATGATCCGTGCTTGCGTGATTTATAAAGACGATCACGTCATTGCCATCAACAAACCCGCGGGCTTACCAACCCAAGGCGGGTCGGGTCAGACACGACATGTGGATGGGCTATGTGAGGCCTTGATGTTCGACTACGACGAAAAACCGCGTCTTGTGCACCGTTTGGACAAAGACACATCGGGTGTTTTGTTGTTGGCACGCACACGCATGGCGGCGAAATCGCTGACCGAAGCATTGCGCCACAAACAAACACGCAAGATTTACTGGGCGCTGGTGGCAGGCGTGCCGACACCGTATCTGGGCGAAATCCGCTTTGGTGTGGTGAAGGCGGGCGGGCACGGTCGCTCCGGTGAAGGCGAAAAGATGGTCGCTTTACACCCGCGTGATGTGGACAACACCCCCGGGGCCAAGCGCGCGCATACTTTATATGCAACGCTTTACCGTGTGGCGTCGCGTGCCGCGTGGGTCGCGATGGAACCGCTCACAGGCCGCACACACCAATTGCGCGTCCATATGTCCGAAATTGGTCATCCGATCATTGGTGATGGCAAATATGGCGGGTCAGGCCAAGAAAACATGGGTGACGGATGGGGCGCACAGTTGGGTGGCACCATTTCCAAAAAATTGCATTTGCACGCCCGTATGATGCGCTTTGAGCATCCTGAAACGCGCAAACCCATCACTGTGACGGCTGAGCTGCCTGATCATATGGTGCATGCGTGGGACACCTTCGGATGGACCGAAGATCTGGCTGCAGAAGATCCGTTCGAGGCGCTGTAA
- the rplQ gene encoding 50S ribosomal protein L17 — MRHARGYRRLNRTHEHRKALFSNMAGSLIEHEQIKTTLPKAKELRPIIEKMITLAKRGDLHARRQAASKLKEDQYVTKLFDILGPRYKDRQGGYVRVLKAGFRYGDMAPMAIIEFVDRDRDAKGAADKARIAAAEAADE; from the coding sequence ATGCGTCACGCACGTGGATACCGCCGCCTGAATCGTACACATGAGCACCGCAAAGCGTTGTTCAGCAACATGGCAGGCTCGCTCATCGAACATGAGCAAATCAAAACAACATTGCCTAAAGCAAAAGAACTGCGCCCGATCATCGAGAAAATGATCACACTGGCGAAACGTGGCGATTTGCACGCCCGTCGCCAAGCCGCATCCAAGCTGAAAGAAGACCAGTACGTCACAAAATTGTTCGACATTCTGGGCCCACGCTACAAAGACCGCCAAGGTGGTTATGTGCGCGTTTTGAAAGCCGGTTTCCGTTACGGTGACATGGCGCCAATGGCCATCATTGAATTCGTAGACCGCGACCGCGACGCCAAAGGCGCCGCAGACAAAGCCCGCATTGCCGCAGCCGAAGCTGCCGACGAATAA
- the secY gene encoding preprotein translocase subunit SecY, whose translation MVSAVENMAANTSWSALGKATDLRNRILFTLGLLIVYRLGTFIPVPGIDGAALQQFMEDAGQGIGGMVSMFTGGALGRMGIFALGIMPYISASIIVQLLTSMVPSLEQLKKEGEQGRKKINQYTRYGTVALATLQAYGLAVSLESGGLVTEGGLYFRVACLITLVGGTMFLMWLGEQITARGIGNGISLIIFVGIIAEVPAALAQFFASGRSGAISPAIIIGVILMVIVTIMFVVFMERALRKLHIQYPRRQVGMKVYDGGSSHLPIKVNPAGVIPAIFASSLLLLPVTISTFSGNSTNPIMSWLLANFGPGQPLYLLFFVAMIVFFAYFYTFNVSFKPEEVADNLKNQNGFVPGIRPGKKTAEYLEYVTNRILVLGSAYLAAVCLLPEILRGQFAIPFYFGGTSVLIVVSVTMDTIQQVQSHLLAHQYEGLIEKSNLRGKSKTRKKRSPVRR comes from the coding sequence ATGGTATCTGCCGTCGAGAACATGGCCGCCAACACCAGCTGGTCCGCATTGGGCAAAGCCACGGATTTGCGCAACCGCATCCTGTTTACGCTGGGTTTGCTGATCGTCTACCGCCTGGGCACCTTTATCCCGGTGCCGGGTATTGATGGTGCCGCTTTGCAGCAGTTCATGGAGGACGCAGGCCAAGGCATCGGCGGCATGGTATCCATGTTCACGGGCGGCGCGTTGGGTCGGATGGGCATCTTTGCCCTTGGTATTATGCCATATATTTCGGCGTCCATTATCGTACAGCTTCTGACCTCTATGGTTCCTTCTTTGGAGCAACTGAAAAAAGAAGGCGAACAGGGCCGCAAAAAGATCAACCAATATACGCGCTACGGCACGGTTGCTTTGGCCACATTGCAGGCCTACGGTCTGGCAGTATCGCTTGAATCTGGCGGTTTGGTCACTGAGGGCGGACTGTATTTCCGAGTGGCTTGCCTGATCACTCTTGTCGGCGGCACAATGTTCTTGATGTGGCTGGGTGAGCAGATCACAGCACGCGGCATTGGCAACGGTATTTCCCTTATCATCTTCGTCGGCATCATCGCCGAAGTGCCTGCCGCATTGGCACAGTTCTTTGCCTCTGGTCGGTCCGGTGCTATCAGCCCCGCGATCATCATCGGCGTGATCTTGATGGTGATTGTGACCATCATGTTTGTGGTCTTCATGGAACGGGCGCTGCGCAAGCTGCATATTCAGTACCCGCGACGCCAAGTCGGCATGAAGGTTTATGACGGCGGTTCCAGCCACTTGCCCATCAAAGTGAACCCAGCGGGAGTTATCCCTGCGATCTTCGCATCGTCATTGCTGCTACTGCCTGTCACGATCAGCACGTTCTCGGGCAACTCGACCAACCCTATCATGTCCTGGTTGTTGGCCAACTTTGGTCCGGGCCAGCCGCTTTACCTGCTGTTCTTTGTCGCGATGATCGTGTTTTTTGCCTATTTCTACACGTTCAATGTGTCGTTCAAGCCGGAGGAAGTCGCAGACAACCTGAAGAACCAAAACGGCTTTGTGCCAGGCATTCGCCCCGGCAAAAAGACAGCGGAATATCTTGAGTATGTGACGAACCGTATTCTGGTCCTTGGCTCTGCGTATCTTGCTGCCGTGTGTTTGTTGCCGGAAATTTTGCGCGGTCAGTTTGCTATTCCGTTCTATTTTGGCGGGACGTCTGTTTTGATCGTGGTGTCTGTCACCATGGACACCATCCAACAGGTTCAAAGCCATTTGCTGGCGCATCAGTACGAAGGTCTGATTGAGAAGTCGAACCTGCGCGGCAAAAGTAAAACCCGCAAGAAACGGAGCCCAGTACGTCGATGA
- the rpsE gene encoding 30S ribosomal protein S5: MAERENRRGPRRDRDETPEFADRLVAINRVSKTVKGGKRFGFAALVVVGDQKGRVGFGKGKAKEVPEAIRKATEQAKRQMIRVQLREGRTLHHDMEGRHGAGKVVMRTAPEGTGIIAGGPMRAVFEMLGIKDVVSKSIGSQNPYNMIRATMDGLKKESSPRSVAQRRGKKVADILPKRDDAPAAEAAATEEA, translated from the coding sequence ATGGCAGAACGTGAAAACCGTCGCGGCCCACGCCGTGATCGTGACGAAACACCGGAATTCGCAGACCGCTTGGTCGCGATCAACCGCGTCTCCAAAACAGTAAAAGGTGGTAAGCGCTTCGGCTTCGCAGCCCTCGTGGTTGTTGGCGACCAAAAAGGCCGCGTTGGCTTTGGCAAAGGTAAAGCAAAAGAAGTACCTGAAGCCATCCGCAAAGCCACAGAGCAAGCCAAACGCCAAATGATCCGCGTTCAGCTGCGCGAAGGCCGCACATTACACCACGACATGGAAGGCCGCCACGGCGCCGGCAAAGTTGTGATGCGGACAGCGCCTGAAGGTACTGGTATCATCGCCGGTGGTCCAATGCGTGCTGTGTTCGAAATGTTGGGCATCAAGGACGTTGTGTCCAAGTCCATCGGCTCGCAGAACCCGTACAACATGATCCGCGCCACCATGGACGGCCTCAAGAAAGAGTCCTCCCCTCGCTCCGTCGCTCAGCGCCGCGGCAAAAAGGTGGCTGACATCCTGCCCAAGCGCGACGACGCGCCAGCAGCTGAAGCTGCTGCGACTGAGGAGGCCTAA
- a CDS encoding trypsin-like peptidase domain-containing protein, which yields MKHIFASLALTLLTLPVFADQRVPTSQTEVQLSFVPLVQKATPAVVNIYTKRVTQARRNTFMEDPFFERFFQSGPREPRVQNSLGSGVILTSDGIVVSNYHVVGMATDIRVVLNDRREYTARVLLGDEDSDLAILQLEDASDLPSLDLRPSDEVQVGELVLAIGNPFGVGQTVSSGIVSGLARSGASNGNGRGYFIQTDAPINPGNSGGALIDMSGRVIGINTRILSRSGGSNGIGFAIPADLVRAFVEQADAGNDVFARPWAGLSGQTVDADMAETFGLELPGGIVISGMHPVSPFQSAGFQVGDVIVAVDGLAVNTPSEMVFRMSVAGLGNTSQVTRVREGQQDTVPVSLIAAPDMPPRNATVLGRRDVLEGLSLAQINPAVINELNLQLNAKGVVVVDPGPVAVRVGLRRGDVVARVDDTDVSSPQDVARALQDAGRWVRLEVIRGASRVQLRFRI from the coding sequence ATGAAACACATATTTGCCAGCCTTGCCCTTACACTTTTGACGCTGCCTGTTTTTGCAGACCAGCGGGTCCCGACCAGTCAGACCGAAGTTCAACTCAGTTTCGTGCCATTGGTCCAAAAGGCGACCCCGGCCGTTGTCAACATATACACCAAACGCGTCACCCAAGCGCGGCGTAACACCTTCATGGAAGATCCCTTTTTCGAACGCTTTTTCCAAAGCGGCCCGCGAGAGCCACGTGTTCAAAACTCTCTCGGTTCCGGTGTGATTTTGACCTCAGATGGGATCGTTGTATCCAACTACCATGTCGTCGGCATGGCCACCGATATTCGCGTGGTTCTGAACGATCGCCGGGAATACACTGCGCGCGTTCTATTGGGGGATGAAGACAGTGATTTGGCGATTTTGCAGCTTGAGGATGCGTCGGACTTGCCCAGCCTTGATTTGCGCCCCAGCGACGAAGTTCAGGTCGGTGAATTGGTCTTGGCCATAGGCAATCCCTTTGGCGTAGGTCAAACTGTCAGCAGTGGGATCGTGTCCGGTCTGGCGCGGTCCGGCGCATCAAATGGCAATGGGCGGGGGTATTTTATCCAAACAGATGCACCTATTAACCCGGGCAATTCCGGTGGCGCTTTGATCGACATGTCGGGCCGCGTGATTGGCATCAATACGCGTATTCTGTCCCGCTCTGGTGGTTCCAACGGCATCGGCTTTGCGATTCCAGCGGATCTGGTGCGTGCGTTTGTCGAACAAGCTGATGCGGGCAACGATGTGTTTGCACGGCCTTGGGCGGGGCTAAGTGGTCAAACCGTCGACGCGGATATGGCCGAAACCTTCGGTCTTGAGTTGCCCGGCGGTATCGTCATTTCCGGCATGCACCCCGTCAGCCCCTTTCAATCTGCAGGTTTTCAAGTGGGCGATGTGATTGTGGCTGTAGATGGGTTGGCGGTGAACACGCCGTCCGAAATGGTATTCCGGATGAGTGTCGCGGGCCTCGGCAACACATCCCAAGTCACGCGGGTGCGCGAAGGGCAGCAGGATACGGTTCCGGTGTCGCTGATTGCGGCCCCGGATATGCCGCCGCGCAATGCCACCGTTTTGGGGCGTCGCGATGTGTTGGAAGGGCTGTCTTTGGCGCAGATCAATCCAGCGGTGATCAATGAATTGAACCTGCAATTGAATGCAAAAGGCGTCGTGGTCGTTGATCCGGGCCCTGTCGCTGTGCGCGTCGGCTTGCGCCGCGGTGATGTGGTCGCACGGGTCGACGACACAGATGTTTCTTCGCCGCAAGATGTGGCCCGCGCCTTGCAAGACGCTGGCCGTTGGGTGCGTTTGGAAGTGATCCGAGGTGCATCGCGGGTGCAATTGCGGTTTCGCATCTGA
- the rpsK gene encoding 30S ribosomal protein S11, which produces MAREKTRTKKKERKNIAAGVAHVNSSFNNTKILISDVQGNAISWSSAGTMGFKGSRKSTPYAAQMAAEDAGRKAQEHGVKTLEVEVQGPGSGRESALRALAAAGFNITSIRDVTPMAHNGCRPPKRRRV; this is translated from the coding sequence ATGGCACGCGAAAAGACACGTACTAAGAAAAAAGAGCGCAAGAACATCGCCGCAGGTGTGGCGCATGTGAACTCTTCTTTCAACAACACCAAGATCCTGATCTCTGACGTTCAGGGCAACGCAATCAGCTGGTCCTCTGCCGGTACGATGGGCTTCAAAGGCTCTCGTAAATCTACGCCATACGCGGCGCAGATGGCTGCAGAAGATGCAGGGCGCAAAGCACAGGAACACGGCGTGAAAACGCTGGAAGTTGAAGTGCAGGGCCCCGGTTCCGGTCGTGAAAGCGCATTGCGCGCCCTGGCGGCTGCTGGCTTCAACATCACGTCCATCCGCGACGTGACGCCAATGGCCCACAACGGCTGCCGCCCACCAAAGCGCCGACGCGTTTAA
- a CDS encoding HAD-IA family hydrolase, whose protein sequence is MDAPLRLVIFDVDGTLVDSQAVIVACMKAAFSEVGLAAPERADILSGVGLSLHMLMPLLAPSASAAAHEALSTAYKSAFMAHREETGVAASSPLYPGALECLNALHNVPDVLLGVATGKSKRGLDKLLEAFDLAPKFVTQQVADFHPSKPHPAMILTALQETGVDAQHAVMVGDTSFDMDMAASAGVRSVGVTWGYHGRDRLGGATRMVDNFQALPDVLNEMWENKQ, encoded by the coding sequence ATGGACGCGCCTTTGCGTTTGGTCATTTTCGATGTTGATGGCACATTGGTCGACAGCCAAGCCGTAATTGTAGCGTGTATGAAAGCGGCGTTTTCCGAAGTCGGATTGGCGGCCCCTGAACGGGCTGACATTTTGAGTGGTGTGGGATTGTCCCTGCATATGTTGATGCCGCTTTTGGCCCCAAGCGCCAGCGCGGCCGCCCATGAGGCTCTGTCCACTGCCTATAAATCGGCCTTTATGGCGCACCGCGAAGAAACGGGTGTGGCTGCATCGTCGCCGCTGTATCCCGGTGCGCTGGAGTGTTTGAATGCGCTGCACAATGTGCCGGACGTTTTGCTGGGTGTGGCGACGGGTAAATCAAAGCGGGGGCTCGACAAATTGCTAGAGGCTTTCGATCTGGCGCCTAAATTTGTCACACAGCAGGTTGCAGATTTTCACCCGTCCAAACCGCACCCCGCGATGATCCTGACCGCTTTGCAAGAAACGGGCGTCGATGCGCAGCATGCGGTTATGGTGGGTGACACCAGCTTTGATATGGACATGGCGGCCAGTGCGGGCGTGCGATCTGTTGGGGTGACGTGGGGCTATCATGGGCGCGATCGCTTGGGTGGCGCTACACGGATGGTTGATAATTTTCAGGCATTGCCTGACGTTTTGAACGAGATGTGGGAAAACAAACAATGA